The DNA sequence GTGTGAAAAGGTGTGATTGCCGAGTTCGATGCCACCTTCGATCCATAATTTTAGGATCGCCAGTCGCGCATCGGTTTCGCCCGTGCGATAAAGCAGCGATTCATTAACGAAGCCAACCACGGGCATTTGATGCTTTTTGATCGCAGCCAGGAAGTTTTCCGTCATCCGGCGAATCCTAGCGGGGTCGAACTGCGCGCCGTTCAGCGGCAAATCATCAATCGTGATGGCGACTTCCCTGGTCTGCGCACAAACTCCTGCGCCGCAAAATATCAGCATCCAAACCAGCAAAAACAGGCGCTTCAGGATTGGCATGGTTTTTCCCCTTGGGTTTGGGTGAATGGTATCGGCTATCGCATGTCGGTATTGCTGACAAAGGCGATTTTTTTGCTGTCCGGCGACCACGAAGGAACGTTGATCGTGCCCTGTCCGCCGTACAGATAAGCAATCACTCTGGGTTTGCCGCCGCCAATCGGCATCAGGCGCAAATACACACGCTTGTAAAACGGATGGTCGCCCGGCGCGATGTCTTTCGGAAACGAGATGAATACAATCCACTTGCCGTCGGGCGAAATGTGCGGAAACCAGTTGTTGAATTCGTCGTTGGTGATTTGAGTTTGTTCGCTGCCGTCGGGCTTCATCCGCCAGATTTGCATCAACCCGGTGCGAAACGAATTGAAGTAAATGTATTTGCCGTCAGGCGTGAATTCCGGCCCGTCGTCCACGCCTTTCGTCGTTGTCAGTTGAATTTCTTCGCCGCCATTGGCTGGGATTTTGTAAACATCGAATTCTTCATTGCGGCGACCTGCGAAGACCAGCCATTTTTTGTCCGGCGACCAGCCATGCAAATACGATGGGCCTTTGCGCGTCACTTTGATGGGCTTCCCGCCTTTCGCTGGCAACGTGTAAATCATCGAAACGTTGCCGTCCTCGGCGCTCGTGCTGCTGATGCCGAGCAGTTTGCCGTCGAACGAAAAGACGTGATCGTTGTTGTTGCGCTTCACTTCGCCCGTATTAAACAGCGTGGGTGTGTTTGTGGCCAGATCGAAACGATACAGCAAATTGTTATGGTTGTAGAGCAGATATTTGCCGTCTTTTGTCCAGTTTGGCGCTTGCAGCGAATCTTTAACGCGATAGAGCACGCGGCGCATATTCGTCGCCAAATCCATCACTTCCAGATTGCTGCCGATGTATTCGCGGTAAGGAACAAAGTTTTCTCTGGCGGGAATCGTGATTTCGACATCACGAAAGACAGCCGTTTCGACAACGCTGTTGTTGTGGGAGCAGACGTACAACCCGACATAAACTTCATCGCCAAGCGAAACATCCGAAATTTCCCTGGTCACAAACGTTTCGCCGAACCGGGCGACGGACATAATGTATCTGTTGCCTGCGCGTTCCAGTTGAACAACGTCATAACCCTTTTCGGCAAAATCCACGCGCTCGGTGATTGCGCCTTTTGTGCGCCGGAATTGAAACGAAGTCAGGCCGTCTCCGTGCAAGCTGGCGTTGACGTGTGGCGCATCGGTGCCGAGCGTCGGACGCACGATCCAGCCGATTTTGCGGTGCGGATCAATGCCTTTGCCAAGGAACTCCGCGCGGGCGCGCAAAATGAAATTTCCCCTCAGTCGCTTCCAGGCATAATGAAATTCGTCTTTCGTCGCCCACATATTCGTGCCGGAAGCTTTGATTGTGTATGTTTGTTTTTCAGCGTCGTAAACGACGGAACCCGGGGTGGAAACGGCGCCAACGTCTTCGTGATGTTCAAACAGGCCGACGGATTTGTGTTGAGCTACGGCAAAAGTGCACAGCGCCGCTGCCAGCAGCAAAGCCCTTGCCAGAGGTTTTGAATGCATAGTGAACTCCCGTATTTTGCGTTTGCCCGTATTTTGTTTGGGTTTGTAAGCTCAGCAAATTCAAAATCGGCCATCGCCGCTTTGAGCTTTTCGGCGCAGTCTTACGCAAGTCACTTCAAAAATCCAGCAAAAGAGCGCTAGTTGGTCAAACAAATTCACCCACGGCGATTGGCCGGGAATTCAGGTTGTTACATCTCCTTCTCAAGACCAGCGATTGATTCATACACCTCGACATTCTTCTCTTCTTCACAGCGCGGAAACACCAGGCGCAATAACAGCGGAGTCACCATCGTTGTCACCAATACCATAATTACCATAATCGAAAACACATCCTGGTTGATGATGCCGCTGGCCAAACCGACTCCGGCGACGATCAATCCGACTTCGCCGCGTGAGATCATGCCTACGCCGACGCGCAGCGATTCCTGACGATTAAATCCGCACAGCAACGCCGGAACAGAACAGCCGAGTACTTTGCCCGCGATGGCAACGATCAAAATCACAGCCATCAACCACAACTGTGATGAATTGCCCAACAGCGCGCGGCCATTGGCTTCCAATCCGATGGAAATGAAAAAGACCGGAACCAGAATGCTATAGGTCAGCGGATGAATGCCTTCGTCAATTTCGCGTTTGAAACCGGTTTGCGCGAACAAGACCCCGGCGATGTATGAACCGGTGATGGCCGCCACCTGGCCTATGTATTGCGCCAGCAGTGCGTACAGTAATGCCACGCCAACTGTCGCCGCCAACAACGCCTGGCTGGCCGGAACCCGGTTGGCGAATTTCAGCAAACGATCAAAGAACCGATGGCCGAACCAAATCGAAGCCGCGAAAAACGCCGTCATCAACACAAAGATCAAAACTATTTCCATCGCTTTGCTGCCGCCGAACAGCGAATGCGCAATCACCGTCGGAAGCGCCGCGTCTGCGGCATCGGCGGCTCCAACGGCAGAAAAGGCGATGACGAAAGACAAGACGATGATTCCCATCACGTCATCAATCACCGCCGCGCCCAGAATCGTCGAGCCTTCCTTTGACCGAAGCTGTTTCAGCTCCATCAAAGTTTGCGCCGAAATCGAAACGCTGGTCGCGGTCATCACTGTGCCGATGAAAATGGCTTCGCGCCATCCAAACCCGAAAACTCGCGCGGCGACTGCGCCGCCAAACATCGGCAACACCACTCCGCCCGCCGCGGCCCAAAACGCCACGCGACCAACGCGTTTCATTCCTTCCAGGTCGGTTTCCAACCCGGCGACAAACATCAATAGAATGACGCCGATTTCGGAAAAATCCTTGATCGTGTGTTCCAGCGCTTCGGACGATCCGGCGAACGGCCACAGATGCAGCACATCAACGACGGTCGGCCCCAGCAGCAATCCGACCAGGATTTCACCGAAAACCGCCGGTTGGCCAAACCGAACGCTGAGCGCGCCAGCCGCTTTGGCGGCAAAAATGATGATGGTTAATAACAAAAGAAGTTGGAGAAGATGCGACATAGCGGGATTCTTGCATCAATGCCCGCAGCGGTGAAGCGAACAATTTGAAAAAAATTTGCGGTGAGTCTTGCGACCCACCGCGTCAAAGAGTCCATCAACTAAGCACCAGCTACGGAAGTAACTCGTAAAAATTTTGTTGCGCGGCTATTTCTTATTGATCACGGTTCGTGAAGAAATAGCTGAGGCCGACGGTGAAGGTGTTTTGATTATCGCGCGCCGCGCCAATCGAATTCGTGAAGGATTTCTGGTTTGAAAAATCACGGCGATATTCAAATCGGGTCAGGAAGTTGTTCATCAGCTTCACTTCCTGAGTCAGGGTAATGTCTTTGACCGTTTGCGCCACGCCGGTTCTCAACCCGTCCTTGTCGTTGAACACCTCGAAGCGCGGCGAAAATGCCAGCTTGCTGTTGAACGCATATTTGAAATACGCAGCGCCGCCCGTCCATTTGCCTCGGTTTCCGGCGTCATCTCCGTCGGAGCCGTACACAAAATTGCCCAGCAGCGTCAGCTTGTCATTGACGTAAACCGTGGCCACAGTGTCGGCGACGTGCCGCCAGTTGTTGCGCGCGGAAACATCCGGAACGTTTGCCAACGGCGCTTCCGGTCCGGCCAGATAGGTTTGCGTCAGCGCAAATTTCTTGCTCGGCGTCAGGCCGACCTGGAAGCCAACGGTTTTGCTCGCATTTTTGCCGACATTGTTTTCAAACAGATTGTCCCATCCATTGACCAGAAATCCGCTCAACGCGAATTTGTCGTTAAACGAGTATTTGGCGCGAAGCCCAGCGTGATAGTACGGGCCGAAAGCGAACAACCAACCGCGCGAATAGTTGAAATTGTCCTTGGTTTCGATGACTTCTGCGCCCACGGGGGTGAAGAACTTTCCGAAATCAATCGTCAGGCCGGAGCCGATGGGAGCCACGACGCTGGCATAAGCTTGCAGGATGTGCTTGGTCGCGTCATTGCGGCTGGAATCGCTGACGGAAATGATTCGATCAACCGTTTCGCCCAAGCCCAAATCCACACGAAAACCCAGCGGATCGGTTTTTGAATTGGCCTTGTTCAACGTCAATTTTGCCAATTGCAGACTGAACGCATTATGGCGGACATCGAAAGCGCGCCCTTGCGTGAACATGTCAACCTTGTTGTTGTTGTACGTGTAATACCCGTCCACAATGCCGCTGACTTCTGTATCGCGGAAAAACTTCAGAACGCCATCGTTCTTTTTGGCGTCATCCTGCACCGTTGCGGACGCCGCGCCTTTTTCCGTCTCGTCAACTTTTGCCGGAGCGGCAGAGATGGAAACTGCCGTAGTTTCCGCTGTTGAGGCTGACGGACTCAGCCGGGCAAGTTTTTCCTCAAGCTGGCGAATCCGTTCTTCCAGCGATTCAACCAATTTCGCCATTTCGGCCACGGAGATTTTGGCGTCAGCATCCGCTTCCCCCGCGCCAAGTTTGCTTGCTGACGTTTCCTTCTTCGTGGAGGTTTTCTTTCTCTCCTCCGTTGTCTCTTCTTCAATCGCGGAAACGGCGGCAAACCCCGGCGCCTCCAACGCGGATGAGAGAAGTAAGGCCATAATTACTGCAAGGCCGCGAACTTTCCGTCCAGTCAAACCCATTGGGTTAAGAGCAAATGACCTGTTAGCTAGCATGTTCCGTTCGTCTCCAAACAAGTAAGCGGTTTCAACATTGGTTGCCAGCGGAATAGACTCAAAAAAATAGCGGTGAGTCCAAAAGGACTCACCGCGTCAAAGAGTCCATCAACTAAGCACCAGCTACGGAAGTAACTCGTAAAAAATCGTTAAAAGGTGATGCCGTAATACACAAACAGCCCGTTGTTTTTCTTACCGGTATTGCCGATGCTGTAACCGATATTCAACAGGCTGCTCTTAGGCAAGGCGAAAGAAAAGCCCGGCGTCACATAACCAAACCCGTTTTCGCCACTGAACCAGTCGGCAACGAAGCTGACTTTCTTGGCCACGGGTTGTTCGTAACCGACCATCGCGCCGCCTTTGTCCAATCCGTCAAAGTCATATCCGGCCAGAGCGTAACCGCCGACCGTAATACGCGGGCCGTAATCGCCAGAGACTTTCTTGCTGGCATTGCCGTAAAAGAATCCGAAGGAATCGTTGGAATCGCGGTTGCGCAGCGGCGTGTAGGCAATCGCGCCGACGGTCAGCGCCGTGCCGGATTTTTCATTCGCGTAAAACTGCCATTTGATGTTCGGTTGGGCGTAGACAGTGGTAGGGGCGGCGGAGTTTGTCGCGGCGACGTTCACGCCGACTTCAACGCCTTTGCCCAGACCGACCACCACACGCGGAACGTAGGTTTGGAATCCGCCGTCGTCGTGGCTTTCCAGGTGACTGATAAAGTCGAATTCAAAATAGGTTTTCTTCTTGGCGACGACGTCGGTCGAAGGAATGTTGAAAATGGTGGACTGCGCGAAGGCAGTGCGATGGCTGGTTACTAAAAGCGCTACGAATAGTCCTAGCCCCAGATAAAGAGCAGTTCGTTTTGAAGTCATGATGTTTGTTCTCCTTAAAGCTCAAGATTTGACTCACGAGACGGCTGGTAAATCAGATTATTCGCAGCGGGATTCAAACATCCGAGTTTCTTGCCAACTCTATCGTCGGGCTTTAGACTCAGGTTGAAATCACGCTGGCAACTTAAATGAAGTCGCTCGTGTGGTTCAGATCAGGGGCGCTACGCGATGATGTTGCCGCATCATTGATAAAACCGTAGCGCCCTTGTTATTTCGGTTGCGGGTCGGTCTCAACCAACCCATTGCCATCCAATTAAGTTTCTTCAGCAAATTTGCCACTGATCAGGACATCGCCGGTTGCTGATGTACCGCTCATCGCCACGTAGCCGCCACCGGCGCTGCTCGTTGAAACCTGGAAATCGGGGTAAGCCAGCGCACCCATTTCGGGCAAATCCAGTCCGGCGATTTCGACTTCCGGATCAACGCGATGGCCGACCAGTTTATCCACCAGTTTGTAAATGATGTAGAAGGCAATGCCAACGAAGATGATGTTGACGACAGGGCCAATCAACTGCGCCAGGAACTGCTTCGCATCGCCGTAAAACAATCCGCGCACGCCGCCTGGAATGCCGTTGTAAAGATCGCCGTAAGTCCCATCGGCAAACAGTCCCAAACTGACCACGCCCCAGAACCCGTTTACGCCGTGAACGGAAATCGCGCCAACTGGATCGTCAATCTTCAGCTTCTGATCAATGAAAAGAATGCTTTCGACAACCAGCACTCCGGCGATTGCGCCAATCAGAACCGCCGCCCAACTGGTGACGAATGCACAAGGAGCGGTAATGGCCACCAATCCGGCCAGCATACCGTTGGCCATCATGCTGGGATCGGGTTTGCCCAACCGTTTCCAAACATACAGCCCGCTGATCAGCGCTCCCGACGCTGAAGCCAACATTGTGTTGACCGCCGTGACACTGATTCGTAAATCGCCGCCAGCCAGACTTGACCCTGCATTAAAGCCGAACCAACCGAAAGCCAGGATGAACACGCCCAACAGCGCCATCGGAATGTCGTGTCCGGGCATCGCCACGGATTTGCCGTCTTTGGTGTATTTACCGATGCGTGGGCCAAGCAGCTTGGCGCCGACATAAGCTGTCACGCCGCCTGTCATGTGAACGACCGATGACCCCGCGTAATCAACAAAGCCGTGGCCAAGTCCGAAATTCGTGCCGAGCGTGGCCAACCATCCTCCGCCCCAAACCCAGTTGCCGAAAATCGGGTACACCAGCGCGCCCATAAAAAACGAGAAAATGATGAACGCCGAAAACTTCCAGCGTTCGGCCATTGCGCCTGTCGGAATGGTCGCCGCCGTATCCATAAAGACCATCGCGAACAGGAAGAAGGCGAACACTCCCACGTCATAGGTTCCGCCCCCCAGGAAAAATCCTTTCAATCCAAACAAGCCCAGAGTTTTGCCCGCAATGGTGATCGTAAATTCGTGATTGAGCACGGAACTGGCGGCGCCCAAAGCCGACACAGCTCCAATCCCACCCATCATCAAGGCAAACCCGCTGACCCAGAACCCAAGCATGCCCACTGCATACACCAGCATGTTCATGGACATCGTGTGGGCGGCATTTTTGGCTCGCGTGAACCCGGTTTCGGCCAACGCGAACCCGGCCTGCATAAACATGACCAGGAATCCGGCGATCAAAACCCATAGAAAGTTGATTGCAATTTTGTTATGACCAACAGTTGAGGCGACTTCGTCCAACGTTGGTTTGCCAGCCTCTGCAGCCGTGATGTCGCTGGCGGTTCCGGTGGCGCCGCCATTCGGATCGGCAACAGGCGCGGATGGCGATTGGGCAAAGGTGGGACAACTTGTGCCTTGCCAGACGGCAAAGCCGAACAGCAAACAAAATACCAGCCCAATAGCTTTTCCTCTTTTCATTGTTATGCTCCTTAATCGTGCAAAATTTTGTGCGCCATGCGCGCGAAGACTCTTTGCTATCGTACTGGTGCCAGATCGTGATGGAATTTCTAAATCAGTCGTCAGTCAGTTTTGTACTTCAACAAGTTCTGGAAATTGCCCTGAGCCGAAAGGTAGAAACTGCCGTACGCTTCCGGCTCAGTTCAGGTGGGGTCACACTGCATTCACACCATGTTCCCCGGTTCTGATTCGCACCGCCTCTTCCACGGGGAAAATGAAGATCTTTCCGTCGCCGAATTTTCCGGTTCGGGCAGATTTGACGATGGCCTCAATTGCGCCTTCGACAATGTCATCATCAACGATGACTTCGATTTTGACCTTTGGCACGAATTCCACTTTGTATTCGCTGCCGCGATAAACTTCTGTATGCCCTTTCTGTCGTCCGAATCCCCTGACCTCACTGAGCGTCATACCTTGAACACCCAACGCCTGTAAGGAATCCTTCACCGCTTCCAGCAGATGCGGACGAATGATGGCTTCAATCTTTTTCATAGTTTCTCCATTCTGATGTTACGGATTTAGAACCGCGAATTACTGCTCCAGCACTTTGGCCGCGCTGAAAACGGGATCGCCAATCGAGCCTCCGCCGTGTCCAAACACGCCAGCAACTCCCAGGTCTGCGTCAATGTTATAACCTTCCTCGCCGTGTTGGCTAAGATCAAGCCCGGCGATTTCGTCTTCATTACTGACGCGCACGCCAATCAACAAATCAACGATCTTCAAAATAATCAGCGAAGCGATCATTCCCAGGGCGATTGCAATCGCCGAAGCAATCAACTGATTCAGCACCTGCTTTCCATTGCCTTCGATCAATCCGACGGGGCCGCCACTGAACACATCGTTGACTGCTTTTGTTGCAAAAACTCCGGTCAAAATCGCCCCCGTGAATCCGCCCACGCCGTGAACGCCAAACGCGTCCAGCGAATCGTCGTAACCGAAGCGTTTTTTCAGTTCAGTCACCGCAAAGAAACAACCCACTCCGGCAACCAGACCGATGATCAGCGCCGACATTGGTGTGACAAATCCCGAAGCCGGTGTGATGCCGACCAAGCCCGCGACTGCACCGGAAATCGCTCCCAAAACAGTCGGTTTCCCCTGCTTCAACCATTCAACGATTGTCCATCCCAGCGCGGCCGCAGCCGCTCCGAAGTGCGTGGCCACAAACGCGCTGGTCGCCAACTTGCCCGCCGCCAACGCGCTTCCGGCGTTGAATCCGAACCAGCCAACCCACAACAGACAAGCGCCAATTACGCTGAGCACCAGACTGTGCGGCGCAAACGACGTTTTTGGATAGCCCAGCCGTTTGCCCAGATAAATGGCGCAAACCAATGCCGAAAATCCCGATGAAATGTGCACCACGGTTCCGCCCGCGAAATCAAGCGCCGGAATTTTGCCGTTCAACAACGGCAGCGCCAGCAACCCGCCATTGCCCCAAACCATGTGCGCCAGCGGGAAATACACAATCAACGCCCAGAGGATCGTGAATACCAGCATCGCGCTGAATTTCATTCGTTCGGCAAACGCGCCGGTGATCAACGCGGGCGTGATGATGGCAAACATCAACTGGAACATCATGAATGTTTGCTGCGGAATCGTCGCCGCATAGGTCGGATTCGGATCGCCGCCAACGCCTCGCAGAAACGCAAATGCCAGACCGCCGAAAAACGGAGTGCCATCCGCAAACGCGATGCTGTAACCGACGAACGCCCACAACACCGTGACGACTCCCATCAGGATGAAGCTTTGCATCATCGTTGCCAGGACGTTCTTTTTGCGAACCAAACCGCCGTAAAACAGCGCCAAGCCTGGTCCAGTCATCATCAACACCAGCGCACAACAGACCAGCATCCAAGCGTTGTCGCCAGACATCTGCGCACCGGTTGCAGCAGCTTCTGTTTTGGTCAACCGCTCTTCGACAGATGGGGTTTGCGCCAAAACCGTCAATGAACTAATCAAAGAACCCAGCATAGCCAGAGCAAGGCCACGCCACAAAATTTTTCTTTTCATAACTGGTTGCGTCCTTAATTGATTGGAATGGGTGGCTGTTTCATGCGACAGCCGATACAGCATCAAGAATCAGTATTACTTGGTTCGCCTAATGATTGGCGAAGCGCGTCTTCAATGGTTGGCAACACCTCATCCGCCAACTTTTCACCAGACGCATTCGTCACATAAAAAATATCCAGCGCAAGATGCTTTTCGGTCGCCACCTTTGCGAACACGATGTCCAGGTCGAGCGCCGTCAGAGTGCTGGCAATTTTGTAAGCCAAACCCAGCCTGTCTCCGGTCATCACTTCCAGGATCGTGCTCTTGTTTGACGAATAATTATCCCAGCTAAAGCGTGTTGGCGCGGCTTTCAGCATCTTGCGCCTTGAGGAAAACTTCGAACTCGATTGCGCGCGCAGTCGCTTTTCAACCGCCGCGGAAATATCGTACTCGCCACTGATTGCGCGTTTCAGTGACAGATCAATCTGTTCCCAGCGCGCCGGATCATTGATCGGCTCTCCCGCCGAATCGCGCACCTTGAACGAATCAATCGCGACGCCGTCTGCACGCGTATTCAATTGCACGCTCAGGATATTGATTCCCTGCGCGGTCAACGCTCCCGCAACCGCGGCAAATAAACCGCGCCGGTTGCGCGCAGCCAGATGTAAATCCGTCGAACGAGTCTGCGTATTCAATCGCCAACCCGTTTTGATCAACCGGGAATTGAGCGAAGCAGCCAATCGTACGTGTTCAATGATCGCCTGCGGAGGCGTAAAGCGCGCATAATCATCCGGCAGCAGTTTGAAATGACGGCGAACCTCATCCGGGTCCACTTCGCTGCCCAACATTCGGGCAATGCGTTGCCGTAATGGCTCCGTTTCGCTTTCGCCTTCTTCCGGCAGCAAAACGCCGCGTGCTTTTGTGTACAACTCCCAAATCAACGCATCCTTCCATTCGTTCCACATTCCGGGCCCGACGCCGTGAATATCTCCGAAGGTCAGCATGCAAAGCAGGTTCAGGTTTTCAACGGCGCCCATTTCCGCGGCAAAATCGTGAACGACTTTTTCGTCACTCAAATCGCGGCGCTGCGCAATGTGCGACATCAACAAATGATGGCGAACCAGAAAGATGACCTGCTCCGTCATTTTTTCTTCCAACTGCAATCGCGCGCACACCCGTTTCGCGATCTCAATCCCTTTTTCAGTGTGTCCGCCGCCCAAACCTTTGCCGATGTCATGCATCAACAGTCCCAGATGCAACACCGCGAGATCGGGTATCTGGCTGTACACGCCTCGATACCGCTCAAGCTGCCTGCTGCGCGAACTGGCCAGTTCGTCCAACGCCTCAATCGTCCGCAGTGTGTGTTCATCCACGGTGAAGCGATGGTAAAGATCATGTTGCACCAAACAGGTGACGCGTCCGAATTCCGGCAGATATTTGCCCAGAAAATCCAGGTCGTGCATCAGCCGTAACCCGGCGGCGACCTTTCCTTTCACACGCAACATTTTCAACAACGCTTCAGTCGCTTCCGGAGCCGAGCGAAACGTTTTATTGACGTTTGGCAACGATGCCTGAACTGTTTCCTGCAAAGACGAACTGAACCGCGCGCCCGTCGCCTGGGCATAACTGAAGGCCAGCATCATTTGTCGCCCGTCGAGCTTTTTGACGGGATCTGCCAGATCAAGCTCGCCGTCGCGCATCACAAACCCGCCGGTTGCCGCAGCGACAGAGTTCGCTTTGGAAATCCCGCGCGCGCGCGAAAACCATCCTCGCTTTTCATTCTTATGTGTTACGCGCTGCAAATAAGCCTCGGCCAATCGGTGCAACCGACGCGCATGCAGATAGTAATCGCGCATAAACAACTCTGACGCCTGTTGCATCGGCGTATCAGCGTAATTCAGATTGCGCGCGACCTGCTGCTGCAAATCCAAGGAGAGCAAATCGCTTTTTCGATTGGTCAAAAAATGAAGCTCGTTTCTCACCCGCAGCAAAAAATCATAAGCCGCGTTGATCGCTTTGATGTCTCGTTCCGCCAGAACACCGCATTCCGCCAATCCACTGACAGAATTCGTGCCGAATGCAACACGTGATGCCCAGATCAACTCGTGCAGATCGCGCAACCCTCCGGCAGTTTCCTTGACATTCGGCTCCTGCAAACAGGCGGCGTCGCCGAATTTTCCATAGCGCGCCTGGCGCTCGACCAGCAATTCATCCAGCAACTCTCGCTTCTTTTTTTCAAAAACCTCTTCGTCCAGCCGCTCGACCAAATCCTCAAACAATTCCTGACTTCCCCACAACAACCGGGCTTCGATCATGGAATTTCGCGAAACAATGTCTTCTTTGGCCACTGATAAACATTCAGCCATTGAACGTACGCTGTGGCCGACATTGAACCCAACATCCCACAGCGAATACAGAATCGCTTCACTCAACTTGGCAGCGCGCTCGGCTTCGCGGCGGCCTTTGTAAAGGAACATCACGTCAATATCGGATTGTGGAGATAACTCCTGTCGCCCATATCCCCCCAGAGCGATAATCGCAAAATTATCCGCTTCAACGGCTCCGTCTAAACGCTCTTCGACCGCCAGTCGAGCGATGCGATGGATCAACAAATCAACCACCAACGAACGCGCGGCAACGATTTGCGAGCCACTGATCCCGAAACGATGCCGCAAATGAAGTCGCTGAGTTTCGATCTTCAAAAACTTTTTTAACGCCGCCAATCGGTCAACAGAGCCGGACAATTTCTCAATCCGCCGCAACTTTTCTCCGGCGTGTTGCCTGATTGTCGCCAAATTGATCTGCATGTCGTTGGTCTCACCCGGAACAAGAGCAATGCCGATGCCAGACTAGGCGGCAAACGGCATAAGCCGGTTTAACTCGCGTGTTCATTGAAGATGTTCCGCCTTTTCATTCCGCAAAGCCAAAATTGGTAAAACCAAGAAAGCAACAATTGTGTAAGATCAGATGCTCAGCAAAACAATTTTGTCGAGATGGCAATGCAAAATCACCTTAAGCGACTTCATAAGGACAACAAAATTGTCATATCAGAACAATGAATCAACATTTCTGTCTGCAACAATTCGACATGCCGGAATCCCCCAATATACCGATTTACGTCTTTTTGCGTAGAAGGTATTCTTTGCAACCTATCCACAAATATGAATGACTTGCTGATTCAAAAATCAAGAAACAAATGATTGCTACTTCAACTGCTTTTATTGCTTTTGACCGGCTTAAGCCGCGAACCCATTTGATCTTACTTTTGTCGCTGACAGCGTTGATTTACGTCGGCAGCGCCTGGTCTCCTTCCCTGCAAGATGATGCGGACGCCGGCCATTCCGAAGCCGCGCGCGAAATGGTCGAACGCGGAGATTGGGTGACGCTGCATATCAACGGCATTCGCTATCTGGAAAAAGCCCCACTGATGTA is a window from the Acidobacteriota bacterium genome containing:
- a CDS encoding TolB family protein — translated: MHSKPLARALLLAAALCTFAVAQHKSVGLFEHHEDVGAVSTPGSVVYDAEKQTYTIKASGTNMWATKDEFHYAWKRLRGNFILRARAEFLGKGIDPHRKIGWIVRPTLGTDAPHVNASLHGDGLTSFQFRRTKGAITERVDFAEKGYDVVQLERAGNRYIMSVARFGETFVTREISDVSLGDEVYVGLYVCSHNNSVVETAVFRDVEITIPARENFVPYREYIGSNLEVMDLATNMRRVLYRVKDSLQAPNWTKDGKYLLYNHNNLLYRFDLATNTPTLFNTGEVKRNNNDHVFSFDGKLLGISSTSAEDGNVSMIYTLPAKGGKPIKVTRKGPSYLHGWSPDKKWLVFAGRRNEEFDVYKIPANGGEEIQLTTTKGVDDGPEFTPDGKYIYFNSFRTGLMQIWRMKPDGSEQTQITNDEFNNWFPHISPDGKWIVFISFPKDIAPGDHPFYKRVYLRLMPIGGGKPRVIAYLYGGQGTINVPSWSPDSKKIAFVSNTDMR
- a CDS encoding P-II family nitrogen regulator, producing the protein MKKIEAIIRPHLLEAVKDSLQALGVQGMTLSEVRGFGRQKGHTEVYRGSEYKVEFVPKVKIEVIVDDDIVEGAIEAIVKSARTGKFGDGKIFIFPVEEAVRIRTGEHGVNAV
- a CDS encoding cation:proton antiporter, encoding MSHLLQLLLLLTIIIFAAKAAGALSVRFGQPAVFGEILVGLLLGPTVVDVLHLWPFAGSSEALEHTIKDFSEIGVILLMFVAGLETDLEGMKRVGRVAFWAAAGGVVLPMFGGAVAARVFGFGWREAIFIGTVMTATSVSISAQTLMELKQLRSKEGSTILGAAVIDDVMGIIVLSFVIAFSAVGAADAADAALPTVIAHSLFGGSKAMEIVLIFVLMTAFFAASIWFGHRFFDRLLKFANRVPASQALLAATVGVALLYALLAQYIGQVAAITGSYIAGVLFAQTGFKREIDEGIHPLTYSILVPVFFISIGLEANGRALLGNSSQLWLMAVILIVAIAGKVLGCSVPALLCGFNRQESLRVGVGMISRGEVGLIVAGVGLASGIINQDVFSIMVIMVLVTTMVTPLLLRLVFPRCEEEKNVEVYESIAGLEKEM
- a CDS encoding outer membrane beta-barrel protein gives rise to the protein MALLLSSALEAPGFAAVSAIEEETTEERKKTSTKKETSASKLGAGEADADAKISVAEMAKLVESLEERIRQLEEKLARLSPSASTAETTAVSISAAPAKVDETEKGAASATVQDDAKKNDGVLKFFRDTEVSGIVDGYYTYNNNKVDMFTQGRAFDVRHNAFSLQLAKLTLNKANSKTDPLGFRVDLGLGETVDRIISVSDSSRNDATKHILQAYASVVAPIGSGLTIDFGKFFTPVGAEVIETKDNFNYSRGWLFAFGPYYHAGLRAKYSFNDKFALSGFLVNGWDNLFENNVGKNASKTVGFQVGLTPSKKFALTQTYLAGPEAPLANVPDVSARNNWRHVADTVATVYVNDKLTLLGNFVYGSDGDDAGNRGKWTGGAAYFKYAFNSKLAFSPRFEVFNDKDGLRTGVAQTVKDITLTQEVKLMNNFLTRFEYRRDFSNQKSFTNSIGAARDNQNTFTVGLSYFFTNRDQ
- a CDS encoding ammonium transporter gives rise to the protein MLGSLISSLTVLAQTPSVEERLTKTEAAATGAQMSGDNAWMLVCCALVLMMTGPGLALFYGGLVRKKNVLATMMQSFILMGVVTVLWAFVGYSIAFADGTPFFGGLAFAFLRGVGGDPNPTYAATIPQQTFMMFQLMFAIITPALITGAFAERMKFSAMLVFTILWALIVYFPLAHMVWGNGGLLALPLLNGKIPALDFAGGTVVHISSGFSALVCAIYLGKRLGYPKTSFAPHSLVLSVIGACLLWVGWFGFNAGSALAAGKLATSAFVATHFGAAAAALGWTIVEWLKQGKPTVLGAISGAVAGLVGITPASGFVTPMSALIIGLVAGVGCFFAVTELKKRFGYDDSLDAFGVHGVGGFTGAILTGVFATKAVNDVFSGGPVGLIEGNGKQVLNQLIASAIAIALGMIASLIILKIVDLLIGVRVSNEDEIAGLDLSQHGEEGYNIDADLGVAGVFGHGGGSIGDPVFSAAKVLEQ
- a CDS encoding ammonium transporter, with translation MKRGKAIGLVFCLLFGFAVWQGTSCPTFAQSPSAPVADPNGGATGTASDITAAEAGKPTLDEVASTVGHNKIAINFLWVLIAGFLVMFMQAGFALAETGFTRAKNAAHTMSMNMLVYAVGMLGFWVSGFALMMGGIGAVSALGAASSVLNHEFTITIAGKTLGLFGLKGFFLGGGTYDVGVFAFFLFAMVFMDTAATIPTGAMAERWKFSAFIIFSFFMGALVYPIFGNWVWGGGWLATLGTNFGLGHGFVDYAGSSVVHMTGGVTAYVGAKLLGPRIGKYTKDGKSVAMPGHDIPMALLGVFILAFGWFGFNAGSSLAGGDLRISVTAVNTMLASASGALISGLYVWKRLGKPDPSMMANGMLAGLVAITAPCAFVTSWAAVLIGAIAGVLVVESILFIDQKLKIDDPVGAISVHGVNGFWGVVSLGLFADGTYGDLYNGIPGGVRGLFYGDAKQFLAQLIGPVVNIIFVGIAFYIIYKLVDKLVGHRVDPEVEIAGLDLPEMGALAYPDFQVSTSSAGGGYVAMSGTSATGDVLISGKFAEET